One window of Papaver somniferum cultivar HN1 chromosome 9, ASM357369v1, whole genome shotgun sequence genomic DNA carries:
- the LOC113311222 gene encoding two-component response regulator ARR10-like — MEFINSNFPQGLCVLAVDDNPVCLKFLEGLLKQCCYEVTTTPSAEFAIDLVRKNKENFDIIITDIETDQRNGFMLLKTIALEMGLPVLMVSPDNDRETLLKGIKHGASGYLVKPPSLKQIQNIGQLVLTHKKTKSILSKILKKREIRNRMKKYLSDLKANCPGTSQISHLGVTLDASIHSVVTPQPHLLPSAHSTGSGKRSFIDIEHLRAFVW, encoded by the exons atggaGTTTATTAATTCTAATTTCCCTCAAGGGTTATGTGTTTTGGCAGTTGATGATAACCCCGTCTGCCTAAAGTTTCTTGAGGGATTACTCAAACAATGTTGTTATGAAG TAACTACAACACCGTCCGCGGAGTTTGCTATTGATTTAGTAAGAAAGAACAAGGAAAACTTCGATATCATTATAACAGATATAGAAACGGATCAAAGGAATGGATTCATGCTACTGAAAACTATCGCTCTCGAAATGGGATTACCAGTACTTA TGGTGTCTCCCGATAACGACCGTGAAACATTGCTGAAAGGCATAAAGCATGGTGCGTCTGGGTATCTAGTTAAGCCACCGTCACTTAAACAGATTCAAAATATAGGGCAACTTGTGCTTACACACAAGAAAACTAAATCTATATTGAGTAAGATATTGAAAAAAAGAGAAATCCGAAATAGAATGAAGAAATACCTCTCTGATCTTAAAGCTAATTGCCCGGGGACGAGTCAAATAAGTCATCTTGGTGTAACTCTTGATGCCTCGATACATTCGGTTGTTACTCCACAGCCACATCTTCTTCCTTCTGCTCACTCTACTGGTTCAGGTAAGAGATCGTTCATCGATATTGAACATTTGCGTGCATTTGTGTGGTGA